In Gemmata obscuriglobus, a single genomic region encodes these proteins:
- a CDS encoding flagellar hook-length control protein FliK codes for MATAVSSVTSAGVATQATGSSGPRETTSSTPTDPFQTILTQTTTATRDPQQVRETNQTAANTQAANQAAADQVEEDQRESAEAASDAAAAILAAQLGLTQLAAANTPISTDGTPLATSQTATDAQRLTAPEFSAAQQPGQPTQTNPLLRQAIADASRQNRAPAPGAVPQTTPPADAVPAAQPAATAPSPTTVPLPTASTPQPAQAAGLAAATAAVESGQRQVVPAQAPIVSGLLPAQPAAPVTEAALPAPVTAPTAPVEAPAVPSASVGDRPNTAGDRFAAIASTATTLLPSDAAAPTTPLLSAAPAVPTVPTAFTQVLAGTDAANALTASNTAVKLAPSPLAEPTDRWAGTRAADDAVPTFGAPAPVPQSPNAVTAAQTPTAVKTPDPVVQVADHIVTHAHVVARGGETEFQMRLDPPELGALKIRLVSDGDSIHGQVVVSSDAVRRMIESQLPELRQRLEDAGVSVQNFSVATDANAQAGTGGGEWGGYRSEFPAELPRQSAVPTGARPVPARASGAIDVMA; via the coding sequence ATGGCAACAGCCGTGTCGAGTGTGACCTCCGCCGGAGTCGCGACACAAGCGACCGGCTCCTCGGGTCCGCGGGAGACCACGAGCAGTACACCGACGGACCCGTTTCAGACGATCCTGACGCAAACCACGACCGCCACCCGCGACCCGCAACAGGTGCGCGAAACGAACCAGACGGCGGCCAACACCCAGGCGGCCAATCAGGCGGCCGCTGATCAGGTCGAAGAAGACCAGCGGGAGAGCGCCGAGGCCGCCAGCGATGCGGCCGCCGCGATCCTCGCCGCCCAACTCGGATTGACCCAACTCGCCGCGGCCAACACACCGATCAGCACCGACGGCACCCCGCTCGCGACCAGCCAAACTGCGACCGACGCGCAACGGCTCACGGCCCCCGAGTTCAGCGCCGCCCAGCAACCCGGGCAGCCGACCCAAACCAACCCGCTGCTCCGCCAAGCGATCGCCGACGCCAGCCGGCAGAACCGCGCCCCGGCCCCGGGCGCGGTCCCCCAAACCACCCCGCCCGCTGACGCGGTGCCCGCGGCCCAACCCGCAGCTACCGCGCCGAGCCCGACTACTGTCCCGCTTCCCACAGCCAGCACACCGCAACCGGCTCAGGCCGCCGGCCTCGCGGCCGCGACCGCCGCGGTCGAGTCCGGGCAGCGGCAGGTGGTACCGGCCCAGGCACCGATCGTTTCCGGCCTTCTGCCGGCGCAGCCCGCCGCCCCTGTGACCGAAGCCGCGCTGCCCGCTCCGGTGACCGCACCGACGGCACCGGTCGAGGCCCCGGCGGTTCCGTCGGCGTCCGTCGGCGACCGCCCGAACACCGCGGGCGACCGGTTCGCCGCGATCGCGTCCACCGCGACCACGCTGCTCCCGAGTGACGCTGCGGCGCCGACGACACCGCTGCTATCAGCCGCACCGGCCGTGCCAACCGTCCCGACCGCGTTCACTCAGGTGCTCGCGGGGACCGACGCCGCAAACGCCCTGACCGCGAGCAACACGGCGGTGAAACTCGCACCGAGCCCGCTCGCCGAGCCGACCGACCGGTGGGCCGGCACCCGTGCGGCGGACGACGCGGTCCCGACCTTCGGCGCGCCGGCCCCGGTCCCCCAGTCTCCGAACGCGGTCACTGCCGCGCAGACCCCCACGGCGGTCAAGACCCCCGACCCGGTGGTACAGGTCGCAGACCACATCGTCACACACGCCCACGTCGTCGCCCGCGGCGGCGAGACCGAGTTCCAGATGCGGCTCGACCCGCCGGAACTCGGGGCCCTGAAGATCCGGTTGGTCTCCGACGGCGACTCGATTCACGGACAAGTGGTGGTGTCGAGCGACGCGGTTCGCCGAATGATTGAGAGCCAGTTGCCCGAACTCCGGCAGCGCCTCGAGGACGCCGGCGTGTCGGTGCAGAACTTCAGCGTCGCGACCGACGCGAACGCTCAGGCGGGGACCGGCGGGGGCGAGTGGGGCGGGTACCGCTCCGAGTTCCCCGCCGAACTGCCACGCCAGAGCGCGGTCCCAACCGGCGCCCGCCCGGTGCCGGCCCGCGCCAGCGGCGCGATCGACGTGATGGCCTGA
- a CDS encoding ISAs1 family transposase: MATTVDKGHGRIEKRTLQTTSILTCSPTWAGVKQGFQLTRERTVRGQTTVEVHFGITSLSAEKADAATLLNHVRTHWRIENELHYVRDVTLGEDACRVRMGHAPQVLAALRNAVVHLWREVKAVSCPEAIERLQMDPAMAKGLIGVT, translated from the coding sequence ATCGCCACGACCGTCGATAAGGGTCACGGCCGCATCGAGAAGCGGACGCTGCAAACGACCTCGATTCTGACGTGCTCGCCGACGTGGGCGGGGGTGAAGCAGGGCTTCCAGTTGACGCGTGAGCGGACGGTCCGAGGCCAAACGACGGTCGAAGTGCATTTCGGCATCACGAGCCTGTCGGCCGAGAAGGCGGATGCGGCCACACTCCTGAACCATGTGCGGACGCACTGGCGCATCGAGAACGAACTGCATTACGTGCGTGACGTGACACTGGGCGAGGACGCGTGTCGTGTGCGCATGGGGCACGCACCACAGGTGCTGGCGGCGCTGCGGAACGCCGTGGTGCACCTGTGGCGTGAGGTCAAGGCGGTGAGTTGCCCGGAGGCGATCGAGCGGCTCCAGATGGACCCGGCAATGGCCAAGGGACTTATCGGAGTTACGTAG
- a CDS encoding ISAs1 family transposase, translated as MSPCTLVDALAAVPDPRSKHGLIHPLAPFLGLVALAMLMGRTSLNGIARFGRQHGPALAHALGFRRGKTPAVSTLSRTLRRFDADQLEHVLSYWIASRVDPAAFTHISIDGKTLRGSRNGAIPGQHLLAAYAPTVGAVLAQVKVDASTNEHKAALTLLGILPLRGKVVVGDAMFCQRDLAEEVVGAGGDYVLTVKDNQPGLGIDIRAGFAFETAARSIAAATSPWGSASARPEPHRHDRR; from the coding sequence ATGTCTCCTTGCACCCTGGTCGATGCCCTGGCGGCGGTTCCCGATCCCCGCAGCAAGCACGGCCTTATCCACCCACTCGCCCCCTTCCTCGGACTCGTCGCCCTCGCCATGCTCATGGGGCGCACCAGCCTCAATGGCATCGCTCGCTTCGGGCGACAGCACGGACCCGCCCTCGCCCATGCCCTCGGCTTCCGACGCGGCAAGACCCCGGCCGTTTCCACGCTCTCCCGCACCCTGCGACGCTTCGACGCCGACCAACTGGAGCACGTCCTCTCGTACTGGATCGCCAGCCGCGTCGACCCGGCCGCCTTCACACACATCTCCATCGACGGCAAGACCCTTCGAGGCTCTCGCAACGGCGCGATCCCCGGTCAGCACCTGCTGGCCGCATACGCCCCCACCGTCGGTGCCGTACTCGCCCAGGTCAAGGTCGATGCGAGCACCAACGAGCACAAGGCCGCCTTGACGCTCCTCGGCATTCTGCCGCTGCGAGGGAAGGTCGTGGTCGGCGACGCCATGTTCTGCCAGCGAGACCTGGCCGAGGAGGTGGTCGGGGCCGGCGGCGACTACGTGCTCACGGTGAAGGACAACCAACCCGGATTGGGGATCGACATCCGAGCCGGGTTCGCCTTCGAGACCGCCGCCCGATCGATCGCGGCGGCCACTTCCCCCTGGGGATCGGCCTCCGCCCGCCCCGAGCCGCATCGCCACGACCGTCGATAA
- a CDS encoding flagellar hook assembly protein FlgD, translating to MASGTSALAGVGQDQFLQLLIAQLQNQDPLDPVSNQDFIQQLATLNTVSGIQSLNANFSEMLKLQQITQGADLVGKTIEYTLTGEPAKTGKVTSVQSQDGKFVLQVGSDQVLLDQINSVK from the coding sequence ATGGCAAGCGGCACGAGTGCCCTGGCCGGCGTCGGCCAGGACCAGTTCCTTCAACTGCTCATCGCCCAGTTGCAGAACCAGGACCCGCTCGACCCGGTGAGCAACCAGGACTTCATCCAGCAGCTCGCGACCCTGAACACCGTGTCGGGCATCCAGAGCCTGAACGCGAACTTCAGCGAGATGCTCAAGCTCCAGCAGATCACCCAGGGGGCCGACCTGGTCGGCAAGACGATCGAGTACACGCTCACCGGCGAACCGGCCAAAACCGGGAAAGTCACCTCGGTGCAGTCCCAGGACGGGAAATTCGTCCTGCAGGTGGGTTCCGACCAAGTGCTCCTCGACCAGATCAACAGCGTGAAATAG
- a CDS encoding flagellar hook protein FlgE, which translates to MSLNALFVGSSGLTTNSSALDVIGNNLANINTTGYKDQRMVFRDVVYQTLSSGTSADAGTGGVNPTQVGFGVGVGSIGTQFTQGNLNPTGRSLDVGLQGRGFFVMRNVEDVAYTRAGAFGVDSAGYLVDPGTGFRVQRFGPVGEGGASNAGDPQFQIPGNLDIQIPFGTGAAGIATTNIDYQGNLSSAMQVGEVATTAIQVYDAQSTARAVTVTFTKTAANTYTPSVLVSGADAAQVTLTGGPISFNSTGQIVGTANTPVTLTLTLGANALPGINTAQTITLNLGTAGLTNGLTQFGGATTASAIGQDGSGFGTLTDVSIDADGIVQGKFTNGRTINLAQLAVAGFNNEDGLLRSGNNYFRSSVASGEALIGLAGQGGRGSLMGGALESSNVDIAIEFSRLIVAQRGFQVNARTISSTNDTLQELANIIR; encoded by the coding sequence ATGTCTCTGAACGCTCTCTTCGTCGGTTCCAGCGGTCTGACCACCAACTCGTCGGCCCTCGACGTGATCGGCAACAACCTCGCGAACATCAACACCACCGGTTACAAGGACCAGCGGATGGTGTTCCGCGACGTGGTGTACCAGACGCTCAGCTCGGGCACCAGCGCGGACGCCGGGACCGGCGGGGTCAACCCGACGCAGGTCGGGTTCGGGGTCGGCGTCGGATCGATCGGCACCCAGTTCACGCAAGGCAACCTGAACCCCACCGGCCGGTCGCTCGACGTCGGCCTCCAGGGCCGGGGGTTCTTCGTGATGCGGAACGTGGAGGACGTGGCCTACACACGGGCCGGGGCGTTCGGCGTGGACTCGGCCGGCTACCTGGTCGACCCCGGCACCGGGTTCCGGGTGCAGCGGTTCGGGCCGGTCGGCGAGGGCGGGGCCTCGAACGCCGGCGACCCGCAGTTCCAGATCCCCGGCAACCTCGACATCCAGATCCCGTTCGGCACCGGCGCCGCGGGCATCGCGACGACCAACATCGACTACCAGGGTAACCTGAGCAGCGCGATGCAGGTGGGCGAGGTTGCCACCACCGCGATCCAGGTCTACGACGCGCAGAGCACCGCCCGCGCGGTGACGGTCACGTTCACCAAAACCGCGGCCAACACGTACACCCCCAGCGTGCTCGTGAGCGGCGCAGACGCCGCCCAGGTCACCCTGACCGGCGGCCCGATCTCGTTCAACTCGACCGGGCAAATCGTCGGCACCGCCAACACGCCGGTGACGCTGACGCTGACCCTCGGGGCCAACGCGCTCCCCGGGATCAACACGGCCCAAACCATTACCCTGAACCTCGGCACCGCGGGCCTCACGAACGGGCTCACCCAGTTCGGTGGCGCCACCACCGCAAGCGCGATCGGCCAGGACGGGTCCGGGTTCGGTACCCTGACCGACGTGAGCATCGACGCGGACGGCATCGTCCAGGGTAAGTTCACCAACGGGCGCACGATCAACCTGGCGCAGCTCGCGGTCGCCGGCTTCAACAACGAGGACGGCTTGCTGCGGAGCGGGAATAACTACTTCCGGTCGTCGGTGGCCTCCGGCGAGGCGCTGATCGGGTTGGCCGGTCAGGGCGGCCGCGGCTCGCTCATGGGCGGGGCGCTGGAAAGCTCGAACGTGGACATCGCGATCGAGTTCTCACGGCTGATCGTGGCGCAACGCGGGTTCCAGGTGAACGCCCGGACCATCAGCTCGACGAATGATACGCTGCAAGAGCTGGCTAACATCATCCGCTGA
- a CDS encoding aspartyl protease family protein — protein sequence MNRAWTLAAFVTVAAALLTAQASGQPKPPAAVPAVADPLRTALEKRGYVAVPLSEDEGPRFTVACRVGNKPCRLLLDTGAETSTLDAAFVKNLGLKPGGELPSVGIGGIEKGHEVSVRGLLIGDFDTRTMAHTLPLRSVDLSARNPARDRRKHERIEGVLGDGGLKLTAAVIDYPNRTLYLRTPLAGLWPEIEGRWVATGGQEDGRVRPIDPKAPPRLEFKDRRLYLTDGTKRHTFGLHVRPEADHYTLVFFDPEKELAKELKYEAGGLLKVSGGKLTVCLCLDPLKAKKGEEFPEDFKTATGSGHLLLEFQRENAAGRPLAAPDPLRTVLEKRGYVAVPLTEEEGGWGFIVGCKCGTEAARLLLDTGAEVSALDASVVKKLGLKPGREVTGVGTGGELDGAEVSLRGLSLGDFDTRTTTDTITLAAFDFSAMNNALVQRRKARPINGLLGQAHLRSYAAVIDYAAPALYLRTPLAGLWPAVEGRWVATEGQEDGRARPIDAAAPPRLEFKNRTLQLTDGKKQYRFGVHVLPVKNGHAMWLFDPEKELAKELDYQAVGILKVVDGRLTVCLCLDLATAAKGMPDDFKAPAGSGRLVLEFRREK from the coding sequence ATGAACCGCGCATGGACGCTGGCCGCTTTCGTCACCGTGGCGGCCGCCCTTCTCACCGCACAGGCCAGCGGCCAGCCGAAGCCGCCCGCGGCCGTGCCGGCGGTGGCCGACCCGCTGCGGACCGCGCTGGAGAAGCGGGGCTACGTCGCCGTCCCGCTCAGCGAAGACGAGGGGCCACGGTTCACGGTCGCATGCCGGGTCGGCAACAAGCCGTGTCGGTTGCTCCTCGACACGGGGGCGGAGACATCCACGCTCGACGCGGCCTTTGTCAAGAACCTCGGCCTGAAGCCCGGGGGCGAACTCCCGTCCGTCGGCATCGGAGGTATCGAGAAGGGCCATGAGGTTTCCGTTCGGGGACTGTTGATCGGCGACTTCGATACGAGGACCATGGCCCACACCCTGCCCCTCCGATCTGTCGATCTTTCGGCCCGCAACCCCGCCCGGGACCGTCGCAAGCACGAACGGATCGAAGGAGTCTTGGGCGACGGGGGTTTGAAGCTGACCGCCGCAGTCATCGACTACCCCAACCGAACACTCTATTTGCGCACGCCGCTCGCCGGCCTGTGGCCCGAAATCGAGGGGCGGTGGGTCGCGACCGGCGGTCAGGAGGACGGGCGCGTGCGGCCGATCGACCCAAAAGCCCCTCCCCGACTGGAGTTCAAGGACCGACGGCTCTACCTCACCGACGGGACCAAACGGCACACCTTCGGCCTTCACGTCAGACCGGAGGCGGATCACTACACGTTGGTTTTCTTCGACCCCGAGAAGGAACTCGCCAAGGAGCTGAAGTACGAGGCCGGCGGGTTGTTGAAGGTGTCGGGCGGCAAGCTAACGGTTTGCCTCTGTCTCGACCCGCTCAAGGCGAAAAAGGGCGAAGAGTTCCCAGAGGATTTCAAGACGGCGACCGGTAGCGGTCACCTTCTATTGGAATTCCAGCGCGAGAACGCGGCCGGTCGGCCCCTTGCGGCACCCGATCCGCTGCGGACCGTGCTGGAAAAGCGGGGCTACGTCGCAGTCCCGCTCACCGAGGAGGAAGGCGGGTGGGGTTTCATCGTCGGGTGCAAGTGCGGAACCGAAGCCGCCCGCCTGCTCCTCGATACGGGCGCCGAAGTTTCCGCCCTGGACGCGAGCGTGGTCAAGAAGTTGGGACTGAAGCCCGGGCGGGAGGTCACCGGAGTGGGCACCGGGGGCGAGCTAGACGGCGCAGAAGTCTCCCTCCGGGGTCTGTCGCTCGGTGACTTCGACACGAGAACCACGACCGACACGATCACGTTGGCCGCGTTCGACTTTTCCGCCATGAATAACGCATTAGTCCAACGCCGCAAGGCGCGGCCGATCAACGGGCTCTTGGGCCAGGCGCACCTGCGATCTTACGCCGCGGTCATCGACTACGCGGCCCCCGCTCTGTACCTGCGGACGCCCCTGGCCGGGCTGTGGCCGGCGGTCGAGGGGCGGTGGGTGGCGACCGAAGGACAGGAGGACGGCCGGGCGCGTCCGATCGACGCCGCGGCCCCTCCCAGACTGGAGTTCAAGAACCGCACTCTCCAATTGACCGACGGGAAGAAGCAGTATCGCTTTGGCGTTCACGTCCTACCGGTCAAAAACGGCCACGCGATGTGGCTCTTCGATCCCGAAAAGGAGTTGGCCAAGGAGTTGGACTACCAAGCGGTCGGCATTTTGAAGGTCGTTGATGGCCGGCTCACGGTGTGCCTGTGCTTGGATTTGGCAACGGCCGCCAAGGGGATGCCCGACGACTTCAAAGCTCCGGCCGGCAGCGGTCGCCTCGTGTTGGAGTTTCGGCGCGAGAAGTGA